Proteins co-encoded in one Victivallis lenta genomic window:
- a CDS encoding class I SAM-dependent methyltransferase: MEYSKEDLMEAKKQILGVGENMGTEESKKIWEENAQFWDNAMGDESNEFHREVVRPKVTELLSPNPADYILDIACGNGNYSSYLAQRGASVVAFDYSKKMIELAKRRQSQYAKQIEFCVADATDRKSILELKRNRAFTKAVSNMAIMDITDIEPLLMAVYELLQESGIFVFATQHPCFVTLTEKYMTPHSYYDIAIEGQPKEQIYYHRSIQDIFNLCFRAGFVIDGFYEECFKTNKEIPMVMIVRLKKVKRDSLK; the protein is encoded by the coding sequence ATGGAATATAGTAAGGAAGATTTAATGGAAGCAAAAAAGCAAATTTTGGGAGTGGGAGAGAACATGGGAACAGAGGAAAGTAAAAAAATCTGGGAGGAGAACGCACAATTTTGGGATAATGCAATGGGTGACGAATCTAATGAATTTCACAGAGAGGTAGTGCGCCCCAAAGTAACGGAACTTCTATCTCCTAATCCTGCGGATTACATTTTGGATATTGCGTGTGGCAATGGAAATTATTCTTCGTATCTTGCACAAAGAGGTGCTTCGGTTGTCGCTTTTGATTACAGCAAAAAAATGATAGAATTGGCTAAAAGACGGCAATCACAATATGCAAAACAAATTGAATTTTGTGTGGCGGATGCGACCGATAGAAAAAGTATATTAGAATTAAAAAGAAATCGAGCCTTTACGAAAGCAGTTTCTAATATGGCAATTATGGATATTACGGACATTGAACCACTTCTTATGGCTGTTTATGAACTGTTGCAGGAAAGCGGAATTTTTGTCTTTGCAACGCAACACCCTTGTTTTGTCACGTTGACTGAAAAATATATGACACCGCACAGTTACTATGATATAGCGATTGAAGGGCAACCGAAAGAGCAGATTTATTATCATCGTTCCATACAAGATATTTTTAACCTTTGTTTTAGAGCTGGATTTGTCATTGATGGATTTTATGAAGAATGTTTCAAAACCAACAAAGAAATTCCTATGGTAATGATAGTAAGGCTTAAGAAGGTAAAACGTGATAGCTTAAAATAA
- a CDS encoding XRE family transcriptional regulator: MNQEQTNITTGKQIRHLRTQLGMTQEELAGELNVTRQALSNWERDVNEPDLNMLKKICFLFGVNMDDFAKEVITKMETYEKKEKRQFNKYDMAIGLFYGVGIFLGIGIFFVGGFMTMSGAGWGASLFGGGCFSLVFGLICHAVITLRRNDK, from the coding sequence TTGAACCAGGAACAGACGAATATTACAACAGGAAAGCAAATACGTCATCTGCGAACACAATTGGGAATGACACAGGAAGAACTAGCCGGGGAATTGAATGTTACCCGGCAGGCACTATCGAATTGGGAGAGAGATGTTAATGAACCCGATTTAAATATGTTGAAAAAAATTTGCTTTCTTTTTGGAGTCAACATGGACGATTTTGCGAAGGAGGTAATAACAAAGATGGAAACATATGAAAAAAAGGAGAAACGACAATTTAATAAGTACGATATGGCAATTGGACTTTTTTATGGTGTTGGTATATTTCTTGGCATTGGTATTTTCTTTGTTGGCGGTTTTATGACAATGTCAGGTGCAGGGTGGGGAGCATCACTATTTGGCGGTGGCTGTTTTTCTCTTGTATTTGGCTTGATATGCCATGCAGTTATTACATTGAGAAGAAATGACAAATGA
- the tet(W) gene encoding tetracycline resistance ribosomal protection protein Tet(W) produces MKIINIGILAHVDAGKTTLTESLLYASGAISEPGSVEKGTTRTDTMFLERQRGITIQAAVTSFQWHRCKVNIVDTPGHMDFLAEVYRSLAVLDGAILVISAKDGVQAQTRILFHALRKMNIPTVIFINKIDQAGVDLQSVVQSVRDKLSADIIIKQTVSLSPEIVLEENTDIEAWDAVIENNDKLLEKYIAGEPISREKLVREEQRRVQDASLFPVYYGSAKKGLGIQPLMDAVTGLFQPIGEQGSAALCGSVFKVEYTDCGQRRVYLRLYSGTLRLRDTVALAGREKLKITEMRIPSKGEIVRTDTAYPGEIVILPSDSVRLNDVLGDPTRLPRKRWREDPLPMLRTSIAPKTAAQRERLLDALTQLADTDPLLRCEVDSITHEIILSFLGRVQLEVVSALLSEKYKLETVVKEPTVIYMERPLKAASHTIHIEVPPNPFWASIGLSVTPLPLGSGVQYESRVSLGYLNQSFQNAVRDGIRYGLEQGLFGWNVTDCKICFEYGLYYSPVSTPADFRSLAPIVLEQALKESGTQLLEPYLSFTLYAPREYLSRAYHDAPKYCATIETVQVKKDEVVFTGEIPARCIQAYRTDLAFYTNGQSVCLTELKGYQAAVGKPVIQPRRPNSRLDKVRYMFQKIM; encoded by the coding sequence ATGAAAATAATCAATATTGGAATTCTTGCCCATGTAGACGCTGGAAAGACGACCTTGACGGAGAGCCTGCTATATGCCAGCGGAGCCATTTCAGAACCGGGGAGCGTCGAAAAAGGGACAACGAGGACGGACACCATGTTTTTGGAGCGGCAGCGTGGGATTACCATTCAAGCGGCAGTCACTTCCTTCCAGTGGCACAGATGTAAAGTCAACATTGTGGATACGCCCGGCCACATGGATTTTTTGGCGGAGGTGTACCGCTCTTTGGCTGTTTTAGATGGGGCCATCTTGGTGATCTCCGCTAAAGATGGCGTGCAGGCCCAGACCCGTATTCTGTTCCATGCCCTGCGGAAAATGAACATTCCCACCGTTATCTTTATCAACAAGATCGACCAGGCTGGCGTTGATTTGCAGAGCGTGGTTCAGTCTGTTCGGGATAAGCTCTCCGCCGATATTATCATCAAGCAGACGGTGTCGCTGTCCCCGGAAATAGTCCTGGAGGAAAATACCGACATAGAAGCATGGGATGCGGTCATCGAAAATAACGATAAATTATTGGAAAAGTATATCGCAGGAGAACCAATCAGCCGGGAAAAACTTGTGCGGGAGGAACAGCGGCGGGTTCAAGACGCCTCCCTGTTCCCGGTCTATTATGGCAGCGCCAAAAAGGGCCTTGGCATTCAACCGTTGATGGATGCGGTGACAGGGCTGTTCCAACCGATTGGGGAACAGGGGAGCGCCGCCCTATGCGGCAGCGTTTTCAAGGTGGAGTATACAGATTGCGGCCAGCGGCGTGTCTATCTACGGCTATACAGCGGAACGCTGCGCCTGCGGGATACGGTGGCCCTGGCCGGGAGAGAAAAGCTGAAAATCACAGAGATGCGTATTCCATCCAAAGGGGAAATTGTTCGGACAGACACCGCTTATCCGGGTGAAATTGTTATCCTTCCCAGCGACAGCGTGAGGTTAAACGATGTATTAGGGGACCCAACCCGGCTCCCTCGTAAAAGGTGGCGTGAGGACCCCCTCCCCATGCTGCGGACGTCGATTGCGCCGAAAACGGCAGCGCAAAGAGAACGGCTGCTGGACGCTCTTACGCAACTTGCGGATACTGACCCGCTTTTGCGCTGCGAGGTGGATTCCATCACCCATGAGATCATTCTTTCTTTTTTGGGCCGGGTGCAGTTGGAGGTTGTTTCCGCTTTGCTGTCGGAAAAATACAAGCTTGAAACAGTGGTAAAGGAACCCACCGTCATTTATATGGAGCGGCCGCTCAAAGCAGCCAGCCACACCATCCATATCGAGGTGCCGCCCAACCCGTTTTGGGCATCCATCGGACTGTCTGTTACACCACTCCCGCTTGGCTCCGGTGTACAATACGAGAGCCGGGTTTCGCTGGGATACTTGAACCAGAGTTTTCAAAACGCTGTCAGGGATGGTATCCGTTACGGGCTGGAGCAGGGCTTGTTCGGCTGGAACGTAACGGACTGTAAGATTTGCTTTGAATACGGGCTTTATTACAGTCCGGTCAGCACGCCGGCGGACTTCCGCTCATTGGCCCCGATTGTATTGGAACAGGCATTGAAGGAATCAGGGACGCAACTGCTGGAACCTTATCTCTCCTTCACCCTCTATGCGCCCCGGGAATATCTTTCCAGGGCTTATCATGATGCACCGAAATACTGTGCCACCATCGAAACGGTCCAGGTAAAAAAGGATGAAGTTGTCTTTACTGGCGAGATTCCCGCCCGCTGTATACAGGCATACCGTACTGATCTGGCCTTTTACACCAACGGGCAGAGCGTATGCCTTACAGAACTGAAAGGGTATCAGGCCGCTGTCGGCAAGCCAGTCATCCAGCCCCGCCGTCCAAACAGCCGCCTGGACAAGGTGCGCTATATGTTTCAGAAGATAATGTAA
- a CDS encoding IS4 family transposase, with the protein MKPSKHKMTVLSQIFKLIPRNLIPKLANEFGIDRQSRVFSPTSHVLALVFGQLTHALGLNDICDTLRNHCGLVSKIRDCVPPSRNGLSHANRNRDAGMAEKLFWEVLAHLNEISPNFRIQGRRYCALPRRFKRMIHVVDSTTIQLIANCLDWAKHRRRKAAAKMHLRLDLRSFLPNFILVKTAGTHDSAEAPALCVGINEGEIVIFDKAYVDFKHLWRLSQRGVFWITRAKDNMKYDVVGQHSAPKLNILRDVVIKLTGQRTSVWYPETLRLIEAIVEVDGKPKRMTFITDNFIWAASSICDLYKARWAIEVFFKEIKQTLQLSDFIGYNENAVRWQIWTVLLTYILLRFIAWQNEWKHTFTRLFTALRGVIWRCLDMGSVLRCCGTASDSVRMRGAPEQAYLPGFAQL; encoded by the coding sequence ATGAAACCATCAAAGCATAAAATGACCGTATTATCGCAAATTTTCAAGTTGATTCCGCGAAATTTGATTCCGAAACTTGCCAATGAGTTCGGAATAGACAGGCAGTCTCGGGTGTTCAGCCCGACGAGTCATGTTCTGGCTCTGGTCTTCGGACAGCTGACGCATGCCCTGGGGCTGAACGACATCTGCGATACGCTTCGAAATCATTGCGGTCTGGTAAGCAAAATTCGGGATTGCGTTCCCCCGAGCCGTAATGGTCTGTCCCACGCGAACCGGAACCGTGACGCAGGCATGGCGGAAAAACTGTTCTGGGAAGTTCTTGCTCATCTGAATGAGATCAGTCCGAACTTTCGGATTCAAGGCAGACGCTACTGTGCGTTACCGAGACGCTTCAAGCGGATGATCCATGTGGTTGATTCGACAACGATTCAGCTGATCGCCAACTGTCTGGATTGGGCAAAACACCGCAGGCGGAAAGCGGCGGCGAAAATGCATTTGCGTCTGGATTTGCGTTCCTTTCTGCCGAATTTCATTCTTGTAAAAACAGCCGGGACTCACGATTCGGCGGAAGCACCGGCGCTTTGCGTGGGAATCAACGAAGGTGAAATTGTCATCTTTGACAAGGCGTATGTCGACTTCAAACACCTCTGGCGGCTTTCCCAACGCGGCGTTTTCTGGATCACCCGCGCCAAGGACAATATGAAGTATGATGTTGTGGGACAGCACAGCGCACCCAAGCTCAATATTCTTCGAGATGTTGTCATCAAACTGACCGGACAACGAACTTCCGTCTGGTATCCTGAAACTCTCCGTCTGATCGAAGCAATCGTAGAAGTCGACGGAAAGCCCAAACGGATGACCTTCATCACCGACAACTTCATTTGGGCGGCAAGCTCTATTTGCGATCTCTACAAGGCTCGCTGGGCCATTGAAGTTTTCTTCAAGGAGATCAAGCAGACTCTTCAACTCTCAGACTTCATTGGCTACAACGAGAACGCGGTGCGCTGGCAAATATGGACGGTTCTTCTCACATATATTTTACTCCGATTTATTGCATGGCAGAATGAATGGAAGCATACTTTTACAAGATTGTTCACTGCCTTGCGCGGAGTCATCTGGCGCTGCCTGGATATGGGAAGTGTCCTCAGATGTTGTGGGACAGCATCTGACTCTGTCCGTATGCGAGGCGCTCCGGAACAGGCATATTTACCAGGATTCGCACAACTATAA
- a CDS encoding DNA cytosine methyltransferase, giving the protein MKAGVDLDPVCQYPYEHNNGSKFLEESVTDLQPKEICGFYRKGCLRLLAGCAPCQTFSTYNMKARSKEDKDKKWFLLLEFARLVREIQPEFVTMENVPGLEEQDVFQTFLKTLRDAGYHVSHQVVACAEYGIPQHRHRLVLLASKLGEIHLLTPKEIGAKRKTVRQAFRGLPHLRHGEQSKQDPLHQSSKLSDMNLRRIRASKPGGTWRDWPRELVADCHKKESGNTYGSVYGRMEWDQPAPTMTTQFFGFGNGRFGHPEEDRAISLREGAIIQSFPRSYQFSKPDEPICQKNIGRLIGNAVPVKLGEVIGRSLVAHVNKFYTKKR; this is encoded by the coding sequence GTGAAGGCGGGAGTTGATTTGGATCCGGTCTGTCAATATCCATATGAGCATAACAACGGCAGCAAATTTCTTGAAGAATCTGTGACTGACTTGCAGCCAAAGGAAATATGTGGATTCTATCGAAAAGGATGCTTACGACTCTTGGCAGGTTGCGCCCCATGTCAAACATTTTCAACGTACAATATGAAAGCCAGGAGCAAGGAGGACAAAGATAAAAAATGGTTCCTCCTGCTTGAATTTGCACGTCTGGTTCGAGAAATCCAACCGGAATTCGTGACAATGGAAAATGTCCCAGGACTTGAAGAACAAGATGTTTTCCAGACATTTCTCAAAACATTGCGGGATGCCGGATATCACGTGTCTCATCAAGTGGTGGCTTGTGCTGAATATGGCATTCCTCAACACCGACACCGCTTAGTGCTGTTGGCATCGAAACTGGGAGAAATTCATCTGCTGACGCCCAAGGAAATCGGGGCTAAAAGGAAGACAGTTCGACAGGCGTTTCGCGGACTTCCCCATTTGCGTCACGGGGAACAGTCAAAACAAGATCCGCTCCACCAAAGTTCCAAGTTGTCGGACATGAATCTACGTAGAATTCGCGCCTCAAAACCAGGTGGGACATGGCGGGATTGGCCAAGAGAATTGGTCGCAGATTGCCATAAAAAAGAGTCTGGTAACACATATGGCAGTGTTTACGGACGCATGGAATGGGACCAGCCAGCACCGACAATGACGACCCAGTTCTTCGGGTTCGGCAATGGGCGATTTGGTCATCCGGAAGAGGACAGAGCAATCTCGCTTCGAGAGGGCGCTATCATTCAGAGCTTCCCACGAAGCTACCAATTTTCCAAGCCAGATGAGCCGATTTGTCAGAAAAATATCGGTCGGCTGATCGGAAATGCTGTTCCAGTTAAATTAGGTGAAGTCATAGGTCGAAGTCTTGTCGCCCACGTCAATAAATTTTATACAAAGAAAAGGTAA
- the drmD gene encoding DISARM system SNF2-like helicase DrmD: protein MQPDSQKNIAIENLLPEPGQLVEVRRRQWVVTQIDSNGLARNLRELQHLVTLESIDEDALDEELQVIWEIEPGAKILEKAGLPVIGGYDPNYKLEAFLDAVQWGAASNADRQSLQAPFRSGITIEDYQLDPLVRAISMARVNLLIADDVGLGKTIEAGLVIQEMMIRHRARTVLVVCPASLQVKWQTEMQEKFGLEFRIVDTEYIRILRRERGLQANPWTSYPRLITSMDWIKGGEGLRLLKDILPPQISYPRMFDILVIDEAHNVAPAAAAAYSIPSQRTQVIQRLSPHFSHHLFLTATPHNGYKESFTSLLELLDNQRFAKTVEPDEQQLQQVMVRRLKSNIVDAAGKPVFPTRELLPLEVDYTEDERKVHDLLRQFCESRMKSVGDSRYAYGTKFVHILLKKRLFSSPAAFAKTLAKHRETLEHGKHKEKSNNFDDRILHRAIMKAEEEFSNEALADEAAAEVLELNAELSAPLTESQRQLLDELSEWAENAKDRQDSKSKAILHWLNIHLKTDGKWNNKRVILFTEYRDTHAWLQTILAHNGFGGEHLMVMHGSLLPEEREAVKAAFQTSPENSPVRILLATDAASEGIDLQNYCNFMIHVEIPWNPNVMEQRNGRIDRHGQKESSVFIWHPVGKGFESTDTSCKPGDIAGDCEYLMRAAIKVNNIREDLGSVGSVIARQIEDAMLGKSSTFDVSAAEEKRKRAGKYLAAEKRLQERIKRLHEHLLEAENDFHLTPQHIANAVQVALDIAGKPALKPVGRPGLPSGSAFDVPALSGSWSQALNGLNHPHTGEKRAITFDHALMKGREDLVLAHLNHKLVQMSLRLLREEIWSLEDVKHLHRVAIKSVPGIENPQAIVWSRLVITGGDHHRLHEELTVSGGELRHDSFRRIATQKDLNALLNSGSALDKVPDTAFAVLKERFQQNETSIMAAVDARSRDRLDTLRNTIELRKQGEIKDIIHILDDLDANIRRELDEPEELQLTFAFYNEMEQNQLKKDRNALRARLERIPDEKKQETAMIEKHYADPEARTFPVAVIFLVPQTKAWGAK, encoded by the coding sequence ATGCAGCCAGATAGCCAAAAGAATATAGCAATAGAAAATCTGCTTCCTGAGCCGGGACAACTGGTCGAGGTTCGTCGCAGACAATGGGTCGTTACGCAAATTGACAGCAACGGGCTGGCTCGCAATTTACGGGAACTTCAGCATCTGGTCACGCTGGAATCCATTGATGAAGATGCTCTTGATGAAGAATTGCAGGTTATTTGGGAAATTGAACCTGGCGCGAAGATTTTGGAAAAAGCCGGTCTGCCCGTCATTGGCGGTTACGATCCGAATTACAAGTTAGAGGCATTTTTGGATGCAGTTCAGTGGGGCGCTGCATCCAATGCTGATCGCCAATCCTTGCAGGCTCCATTCAGAAGCGGAATCACGATTGAGGATTACCAACTGGATCCCCTGGTTCGTGCCATCAGCATGGCAAGGGTGAATCTCCTGATTGCAGACGATGTCGGTTTAGGTAAAACCATTGAAGCCGGTCTTGTCATTCAAGAAATGATGATCCGTCACCGGGCAAGAACGGTACTTGTCGTCTGTCCCGCCAGTTTGCAGGTAAAGTGGCAGACGGAAATGCAGGAAAAATTCGGTTTGGAATTCCGTATTGTCGACACTGAATACATCAGAATACTTCGCCGGGAACGCGGTCTGCAGGCCAATCCCTGGACATCATACCCTCGGCTCATCACTTCCATGGATTGGATCAAGGGAGGAGAAGGACTGCGTCTTTTGAAAGATATTCTTCCTCCGCAGATCAGTTATCCAAGGATGTTTGATATCTTGGTAATTGATGAAGCCCACAATGTCGCTCCTGCGGCTGCCGCGGCATATTCTATCCCCAGCCAGCGCACTCAGGTAATTCAACGGCTCTCGCCCCATTTCTCTCATCACTTGTTTCTCACGGCCACGCCGCACAATGGCTATAAGGAGTCTTTTACCTCGCTTCTGGAACTTTTGGATAATCAGCGTTTTGCAAAAACTGTTGAACCGGACGAACAGCAACTTCAGCAAGTTATGGTTCGCCGACTGAAAAGCAACATTGTGGATGCCGCGGGAAAGCCTGTCTTTCCTACGCGAGAACTCCTGCCGCTTGAGGTGGACTATACAGAAGACGAGCGAAAAGTTCATGATCTTCTCCGCCAATTCTGCGAATCCCGGATGAAATCTGTCGGCGACTCACGCTATGCCTATGGGACCAAATTCGTTCATATCCTCCTGAAAAAACGCTTATTTTCCTCTCCTGCCGCATTTGCAAAAACGCTGGCGAAACACCGTGAAACGCTGGAACATGGAAAACACAAGGAGAAAAGCAACAATTTCGATGACCGCATTCTGCATCGTGCCATCATGAAAGCGGAAGAGGAGTTTTCCAACGAAGCGTTGGCAGATGAGGCTGCTGCAGAAGTCCTCGAACTCAACGCCGAACTTTCGGCCCCGCTTACTGAAAGTCAGCGTCAGCTGCTGGATGAACTTTCAGAATGGGCAGAAAACGCAAAAGATCGGCAGGATTCAAAATCAAAGGCTATTTTGCACTGGCTTAACATCCATTTGAAAACCGATGGAAAATGGAACAATAAACGGGTTATTCTCTTCACCGAATATCGCGATACCCATGCCTGGCTGCAAACGATTCTGGCTCACAACGGATTCGGTGGAGAACATCTGATGGTCATGCATGGAAGCTTGCTGCCGGAGGAGAGAGAAGCAGTTAAAGCCGCCTTTCAAACTTCTCCGGAAAATTCTCCTGTCCGGATTCTGCTGGCAACAGATGCCGCCTCGGAAGGAATTGACTTGCAGAACTACTGCAATTTCATGATCCATGTGGAAATTCCGTGGAATCCTAACGTTATGGAACAGCGTAACGGCCGCATTGACCGACATGGACAGAAGGAAAGTTCTGTGTTCATCTGGCACCCGGTGGGAAAAGGCTTTGAATCCACCGATACCAGTTGCAAGCCCGGCGATATTGCAGGAGACTGTGAGTATCTGATGCGTGCTGCCATAAAGGTCAATAATATCCGGGAAGATCTTGGCAGTGTTGGCTCCGTAATCGCACGTCAAATTGAAGACGCAATGTTGGGAAAAAGTTCTACCTTTGATGTTTCAGCTGCGGAAGAAAAACGCAAACGGGCGGGCAAGTATCTCGCCGCAGAAAAACGCCTGCAGGAACGAATCAAAAGGCTGCATGAACATTTGCTGGAAGCGGAAAATGATTTTCACTTGACCCCTCAGCACATTGCCAATGCGGTTCAAGTGGCTTTGGACATTGCGGGAAAACCTGCTTTAAAGCCTGTGGGACGTCCGGGTCTGCCTTCAGGAAGTGCCTTCGATGTCCCTGCGCTAAGCGGCTCATGGAGTCAGGCGTTGAACGGGCTGAACCATCCTCACACCGGAGAAAAGCGGGCGATCACCTTCGACCATGCTTTGATGAAGGGGCGTGAAGATCTGGTTCTGGCGCATTTGAATCATAAGCTGGTCCAGATGTCGTTGCGCCTTTTGAGGGAGGAAATTTGGAGCCTGGAAGATGTAAAACATCTCCACCGGGTGGCAATTAAAAGCGTTCCCGGAATTGAAAATCCGCAGGCGATAGTCTGGTCCCGTTTGGTTATTACCGGAGGAGACCATCACCGTTTGCATGAGGAATTGACTGTTTCCGGCGGAGAACTCCGGCATGATTCTTTCAGGCGTATTGCTACGCAGAAAGACTTGAATGCACTTTTGAACTCCGGTTCTGCGCTGGATAAGGTTCCTGATACCGCTTTTGCTGTTCTCAAAGAGCGTTTTCAACAGAATGAAACTTCTATTATGGCGGCTGTAGATGCCCGTTCACGTGACCGACTGGACACTTTGCGGAATACCATTGAGCTGCG